The genomic region TGCACGTTGCACCACACAAATTGAGTTCAAGGCAGCTATGAAAAAGCTGAAACAGATCAGTGTTCCAGCTTGGGAATATCTTGATAGGTTTGATCCAGCTGCTTGGTCAAAGGCGTTTTTCAGTCCCGGACCCAAGGTTGACAATATCACCAATAATATGTGCGAAGTTTGGAACGCTAAGATAGTGGCATACAGGGGTAAGCCAATACTGACAATGTGCGAGGACTTAAGATGTTATCTAATGCGGAAGATGGCAGCACACAAAAAAAAGCTAGAGAAACATGTTAGTGCTTTAGCTCCAGTGCAGCAAAAAAGATTGGACGACTTCATTAAGCCAAAAAGCCAAAAATGGAAAGCTATCTGGGCTGGAGATAGTAAGAGAGTTCTTTTTGAAGTGCACTGTCGAAATCACAAGGTTGGGGTTAATCTTGAAGAAAGAACATGCACATGCAACCTATGGCAGCTAACTGGTAAACTTGTTTTCAATACTATTTTGTACTTGTAAAATTGTATATTTGTTATATAGGATTGATTGCATGTGGTAAATTGAATTCATGTCTATAGGTATGCCTTGTAGACATGCAGTGGCAGCTAGGTCTAAGATGGACCTTAGGCCTGAAGATTTTGTGCATAAGTGGCTGACAATGAAAGCAGTAAGAGCTACATACTCACATTGCATCAAACCGGTTAATAGTGAAGAGTACTGGGTACAATCGGATGCTCCTAAGACTCTTCCTCCTCCAATCAAAAGAGCTGCTCATAGGCCAAAGATGAAGAGAAGATCAGACCCGATTGAGAAAGAGATGAATCCAAACAAATGTAGAAAAACCTTTCAGGTCACTTGCTCAAAGTGTGGTCAGTTAGGACACTACTACAAGACTTGTACCAATGCACCTCAAGACCCGAATTGGAAACCTATGACAAAGAAAGAGAGAAGGACAAAGAAAGCGTCTTTGCAATTTGTAGAGTCAAGCCAAGCTAACACTCAGCAGGTATAATCCAACAAGTGATGACTCACtttcaaaatatatttaatatgctAACTATCTTATAAATATATAGTTAAGGAATTAAGTGTCCTAATTAGTTGAGCCTTCTTGTGTTCCAATCTTGTGATTTGACAATTAAACAGGTTTAGCAAACAGGACAGAACAACTCAACTGCCAATGCTGAGGAAACTACATTAGATGCTGCTATGAGTTTATGCCAATTTAGGGTCTTTATTTGGCATAACACTAATTTATTTGTTATCTTAACAGTTACCATTTATGATAGACTaagacaaagaagaaaaaaaaaagaagtttctCAAAACATCTGCAACAAGACAATCAGTGAACCATAGTCAACTAGTCTGCACCCCAAGCAGATGAGGTAAAAAATGGTCCTAAGTTAAATTAGTAATctctatttaatttaattatgaccTTTGCTATGATCTTCTCTGAGGATAGCCTGCAACAAAATTCAACACCAACTCTGTACCATGCTTTAGGGAGAAGTAACCAATTGTGAGACCCACTGCTCCAACGAACCAAGGTGTATCAACAGGAGTATCAGTTGAGATCATGGCTGCAGCAACTTCAGGAACTGCGTCAAGACTTTTTAAGTTTATCCCCACTCCAGGGATTAGGCCTCCTAACAAGAATTGAGTAGTTGATCTAGTTTTAAAAGTTTGGAACTAGGAAGAATAGATAATTTAGACAATAACTTGTGGACACTGTGTCTATTTTGGTTATCAAATTACTTGCTACGACAACTATGTTGATTAGGGACCTTATGTTGCCCTTGCTTTTGTTATTATATAATTAGATGCTAAGACATGTAACCAATGATATAGTTGGTTGAATACTCTTTTGGATAACTATATTATTAAGGGCTGTTATGATGATTCCCTTATTCTATTATTATGGTATCATGTCTTAAGTTTCAATTTTCAACAGATGGCTTCTTACTTTGTTCAACAAATTCATAATGCCTTATTTATTACAAAATCATCTATACTACTGCAGTCTTTAAAATTGAATAAACGAacatataaaaacaaaaatagcttaattatatttatattcatTCATCAAAAGTGATCAATAGCAACAAATGCCATAGCCTAAACAACTTAACAACCAAGATCACCATGTTTCATAGTACTTCAGAAGCAATATTTGATCTCTCTAAACTACACCACTAAACAGGTTTCCAACTACAATTCCAACAACAAATGCCAACATAACACATCCAACACTACTGCATCTAATTTGACTAAAATTCAATCTCGCTTTCTTCAAATGAATTTCTAAGCCAACCAATCTTTCCTCTAACTCCCTAACTTTGTTATCATCTGCAGAAGAATGACCTTCTTTATGATTCTGATTCAGCTTCAAACCTCCGAACAAAAGAGTCTTCATAGCATCCTCATTGAATGATGCAACATAATCATCAAGCCAATAAAAGTATTTGCAATGAAGTGTTGGAGTCTACAAAATAATATTCTTTATTATGAATCTATTGAAAAATAGAGTGAACATAATTTTAATTCTTGATAAACATACCTTGAAGTATGAGCATCAATGAGAAACAAAGTGAACaaaattttaattgttaataAACCTACTTTAAAATTTGGGCATCGAAAGAATAGTCTGTTTGGGTTCATATCGGTTCCAGACATGAACAAAATTGCATAAATTTCACAATTACACTCTGGGGCAACCCACTTCTTCTTCCACCTTGATCCCACATTCCCAGTAACCTTCAAACTCCAACTTGATTCGTTTTCAACTCTCCCACTTCGCTGATTTGATGTCGACCCACGTTCTTCACTATCAACCATGCTGTCCTAGGGTTTACAGTCGAACACAGTGATACATTTTCAGAGTATATAGTGAAACAGCGTAGCATTTGAACCTCCCATCCCACTTAAAATAACAGTGTTTTTCTTTGGGAGGCAGGGACAGATCGACCCTTGTCCATTTTTAAATTGACAGCTTGGCACTTCAAGGACACCTGGCAGCCAACTCATCTCCGTTAAGTGACACATATGTTTATTCCGGTTGTTGTCAACGCCGGAAGGCACAAAAGGACCGCCATGTCTCATGACTCGTTGAATGCAAAGACAGAAGTCGGGACGCACCTTTTTTTTGGATAGAGATCGCTTTGTCCTTTTTTTTGGACGtaccttcatcatcatcatcatcatcatcatcatcatcatcatcatcatcatcattcatcatcatcatcatcattattattattattattgttccaagggttacctgaaactgtaggtcgatctcggacgagatcttctgtgctggtcggaaatGACGTATCCGACTGTTGGGGGTGACCGGAGCTATCATGTCCGACTTGTgagactggctgcactgctgatcctccgtcaccggagggtgggggtacctgcaagagactccgatgcctaagttagcatgggtattaagcaggtttttagtagaatcagagtatgagttatacctgggtgctccagtatatttataatggttgtgggctaaccttcttagataagataagttagttatcttatcttatcttatctttgggtgaggtcagcttatcttcaacggaaccgcctttatctctataggcttggactgcctttggatttaggtcgtgttcctctacttgggccctttactgggctttcctgtcgatttggccgagctctttgagaagaggtcggatagcctgacctgaagaggtcggtcgctttgttactgaacatcccgggtcgggtagctcgacccaggatatgaatagtgcccctgctcgagctcggtctttctttttgaggtcgagtctcagtctttaggacttcgatcctttctctggtgaagccgaactcgagcatttgtcgacttttttctttgtagagtcttccttttttgaatgtagaacgttttcttctgaaagcgcgcgctttcGTATTAGCGctatgttcttgggaacgtgcgagggtttaatacatTCATTAATTGTTTTTTAATGCTCTGTTTCCCTTGGcccatttattttgaattttatacACACAAACGGTTTCCCTTCTTCGTTTTTCTTTGTAACTTCCCCCTTTACTCTCTCGCTTTCTTGGCGATTTCGTCTTTCCATCTTCAATCTCCTTCGAAGCTTCTTCCTTcgttcaggttggtttttctttcttCGTGCTTCTTTCGTCGTTTTGCTTTTCGGCTTTTGATAGGGTTTCGATTTTTCTCTTGAAGTCTGAGTCTTTTCGTATCACTGTGCGCCTGCTTGTTTACTGTTTGGGGGTTTTCTCTTGCTTTTGAAATTGTCCCTTTGCTCACATTGCTTGTTTTCTCGAAAGATTGTTCCTTTTTGTCATGCTGATAGCTTTTGTTGATGAATTCTGTGAGAGATAACGACAATTTCTTCgtgttatttttcttattttgggggatttttaTTTCTTTGAAAAAGGTGGCGACTTTGATGACTTCTTCTTGATAtgttttgctatttttcttgctGATAAGCTAAGACTGCGAATTTGGAAGGTAGCTATTTCGGTTTTGTCTGATTTGTAGCTTTCTAGGATGCTGCTTTCTTTTCACTTTAGAAAGGGTTTCGCTCTGCGTTAGTTTTGTAGGTTTTCCTAAATCCTTGTTTCCTGACTGCCTCCAAAAGATGCTCCTGGACCTTCtgtgtgggtcctggggttttccttttgttg from Arachis ipaensis cultivar K30076 chromosome B02, Araip1.1, whole genome shotgun sequence harbors:
- the LOC110269143 gene encoding uncharacterized protein LOC110269143, whose protein sequence is MKKLKQISVPAWEYLDRFDPAAWSKAFFSPGPKVDNITNNMCEVWNAKIVAYRGKPILTMCEDLRCYLMRKMAAHKKKLEKHVSALAPVQQKRLDDFIKPKSQKWKAIWAGDSKRVLFEVHCRNHKVGVNLEERTCTCNLWQLTGMPCRHAVAARSKMDLRPEDFVHKWLTMKAVRATYSHCIKPVNSEEYWVQSDAPKTLPPPIKRAAHRPKMKRRSDPIEKEMNPNKCRKTFQVTCSKCGQLGHYYKTCTNAPQDPNWKPMTKKERRTKKASLQFVESSQANTQQLPFMID